The following proteins are encoded in a genomic region of Oncorhynchus keta strain PuntledgeMale-10-30-2019 chromosome 8, Oket_V2, whole genome shotgun sequence:
- the LOC118387062 gene encoding galectin-3-like isoform X1 has translation MLPFLMKMKKRAVLSLLTDTMEGSNSIWPSQQQPGGPVWPTQPSQQPTQPQPPSCWPEQPSIPCWPGPQSSQPAPAQPQPMPCFPGNPNTPCWPGQQPSQQAPGPAQNWPGPQPSQPSPAPAQNWNWPGPQPSKPSPAPAQNWPGTQPQHTHPAPTHPCQPCWPGPQPQPPQLQPQPTPQPYQPPASIQAQAQGPSQPSPPGWPVPGFNPGVNPGSGWPFGPGQDPGVQSNWPDQDPGGFPPATQWNPTPTGQNVPYNLNLQRGIYDKMMLTIMGQVKPNAKQFTVNFLRGNDIAFHLNSRFNEGGKQAVVRNHKMGEHWGKEERHTQGGFPFMAGQSFEMKILVTSGEFKVAVNGTQLFEFKHRIRELNQIDRINILHDIILTSVNVDTIP, from the exons ATGCTTCCGTTTCTGATGAAGATGAAAAAACGTGCTGTTCTCTCTTTACTTACAGATACTATGGAA GGAAGCAACAGTATCTGGCCCAGTCAACAGCAACCAGGGGGTCCAGTCTGGCCGACACAGCCCAGCCAACAGCCCACCCAACCCCAACCTCCATCCTGCTGGCCTGAGCAGCCCAGCATCCCCTGCTGGCCTGGTCCTCAATCATCCCAACCAGCCCCAGCTCAACCTCAGCCCATGCCTTGCTTTCCTGGGAACCCGAACACCCCCTGCTGGCCTGGGCAACAGCCATCCCAACAAGCCCCAGGTCCGGCCCAAAACTGGCCTGGGCCACAGCCATCACAACCATCCCCAGCTCCAGCCCAAAACTGGAACTGGCCTGGTCCTCAACCATCCAAACCATCCCCAGCTCCAGCCCAAAACTGGCCTGGTACTCAACCACAACATACCCATCCAGCCCCAACCCATCCCTGCCAGCCGTGCTGGCCTggaccccagccccagcctccccAATTACAGCCCCAGCCTACACCCCAGCCTTATCAACCTCCAGCCTCAATTCAAGCCCAGGCCCAGGGCCCCAGCCAGCCCAGTCCCCCAGGGTGGCCAGTCCCAGGCTTTAACCCAGGCGTTAACCCAGGGTCTGGATGGCCATTCGGCCCTGGTCAGGACCCAGGTGTACAATCTAATTGGCCTGATCAGGACCCAGGTGGCTTCCCACCTGCTACACAGTGGAATCCGACACCAACTGGACag AATGTGCCCTACAACCTGAACCTACAAAGAGGCATCTACGACAAGATGATGCTCACCATCATGGGCCAGGTCAAACCAAACGCTAAGCA GTTCACAGTGAACTTTCTGCGAGGTAATGACATTGCCTTCCACCTCAACTCTCGGTTCAATGAGGGGGGCAAGCAGGCAGTGGTGAGGAACCACAAGATGGGAGAGCactgggggaaggaggagaggcacACACAGGGAGGCTTCCCCTTCATGGCCGGTCAGTCCTTCGAG ATGAAGATTTTGGTTACGTCTGGCGAGTTTAAGGTGGCTGTGAACGGAACTCAGCTGTTTGAGTTTAAACACCGCATCAGAGAACTCAACCAGATCGATCGCATCAACATCCTCCATGATATCATCCTCACCTCTGTCAACGTAGACACAATACCATGA
- the LOC118387062 gene encoding galectin-3-like isoform X2, whose product MLPFLMKMKKRAVLSLLTDTMEGSNSIWPSQQQPGGPVWPTQPSQQPTQPQPPSCWPEQPSIPCWPGPQSSQPAPAQPQPMPCFPGNPNTPCWPGQQPSQQAPGPAQNWPGPQPSQPSPAPAQNWNWPGPQPSKPSPAPAQNWPGTQPQHTHPAPTHPCQPCWPGPQPQPPQLQPQPTPQPYQPPASIQAQAQGPSQPSPPGWPVPGFNPGVNPGSGWPFGPGQDPGVQSNWPDQDPGGFPPATQWNPTPTGQNVPYNLNLQRGIYDKMMLTIMGQVKPNAKQFTVNFLRGNDIAFHLNSRFNEGGKQAVVRNHKMGEHWGKEERHTQGGFPFMAGQSFECLSVLRFR is encoded by the exons ATGCTTCCGTTTCTGATGAAGATGAAAAAACGTGCTGTTCTCTCTTTACTTACAGATACTATGGAA GGAAGCAACAGTATCTGGCCCAGTCAACAGCAACCAGGGGGTCCAGTCTGGCCGACACAGCCCAGCCAACAGCCCACCCAACCCCAACCTCCATCCTGCTGGCCTGAGCAGCCCAGCATCCCCTGCTGGCCTGGTCCTCAATCATCCCAACCAGCCCCAGCTCAACCTCAGCCCATGCCTTGCTTTCCTGGGAACCCGAACACCCCCTGCTGGCCTGGGCAACAGCCATCCCAACAAGCCCCAGGTCCGGCCCAAAACTGGCCTGGGCCACAGCCATCACAACCATCCCCAGCTCCAGCCCAAAACTGGAACTGGCCTGGTCCTCAACCATCCAAACCATCCCCAGCTCCAGCCCAAAACTGGCCTGGTACTCAACCACAACATACCCATCCAGCCCCAACCCATCCCTGCCAGCCGTGCTGGCCTggaccccagccccagcctccccAATTACAGCCCCAGCCTACACCCCAGCCTTATCAACCTCCAGCCTCAATTCAAGCCCAGGCCCAGGGCCCCAGCCAGCCCAGTCCCCCAGGGTGGCCAGTCCCAGGCTTTAACCCAGGCGTTAACCCAGGGTCTGGATGGCCATTCGGCCCTGGTCAGGACCCAGGTGTACAATCTAATTGGCCTGATCAGGACCCAGGTGGCTTCCCACCTGCTACACAGTGGAATCCGACACCAACTGGACag AATGTGCCCTACAACCTGAACCTACAAAGAGGCATCTACGACAAGATGATGCTCACCATCATGGGCCAGGTCAAACCAAACGCTAAGCA GTTCACAGTGAACTTTCTGCGAGGTAATGACATTGCCTTCCACCTCAACTCTCGGTTCAATGAGGGGGGCAAGCAGGCAGTGGTGAGGAACCACAAGATGGGAGAGCactgggggaaggaggagaggcacACACAGGGAGGCTTCCCCTTCATGGCCGGTCAGTCCTTCGAG TGTTTGTCCGTCCTGCGTTTCAGATGA